GTGGTGAGTGCCGATGCGCGGCACCCGGGGAGCCGTTGAAATCGTCAGAGTCCCACCCGATAGCTATCGCCCACGTCTATATCATAGACCTGGTGTTTGATCTGTGACTGCTGGAACTGGGCTTCTCCCTCTCGTCGTCATCTTCGTCGGGACGGTCGCTCTCGTTCCCCAAGTCGGTGACCGGCCACTCGCTCGCGTCGCAGTCGCGTCGGGTGCTGGCCGGTCGCATCGACTCGTCGAGGTCGTCGGCTAGGGTCGCGACGTCCCGGTCCGCGACGACGTGATAGATGCCGCCGGTCAGATGCACAGACCCGACGCGACCACAGACCAGTTCTCGGCGCGTATCTCACCCAGGTTGTCGCCCACGCGGTCGTTCCTGATTCTGTAGAACTCGACCTCACAGTGGAGAAACACGAAAGGGGGCGGAGAGATGACGTCTGAGGAGACCTCGCTTGCGTCGAAGGAAGAATTAAACGCGGAACTGAAAACCCACCTTCGCAGGGCCTGCGAGAATGGAATCGATGTGGAAGGCGGATTCGAATGTCGGAATGGGGTCGAACATCCTGACTGGGACGTGATCGTCACCGAAGTCGAAAAGAACGAGCATTCGGAGTGAACGACTTCGAGCGTGGCCGAATCGGTAGCAACTACTGGAAAGAAGAGTCGACAGAATGCCAGAGGGCGGTAGAGCCAGTGGATATTTGCGGATAATATAGAAGAGTAGCCAATGGCCATAAACCGGCCCTGTCTGGGAGTCTGTACGTCTATTTCTGTATCCCAGAGATAGCCAATTCTCAGCGTGTCATAGAAGGGTTCGCAAACCCTGTCGCGTTCAGCAAGGAACGCTCAGTACAGGTGGCCTACTGAGAGGTGAACGAGCACAGACCGTCATAATCACGATCACAGCCACTCCCAATTTGAAATTCCAGCCCATCGAAGCGATACCTGACGCCCACAACTACACAGTCGGTTTTGGAACTCACTACGCTATCTGCGGGAAGTAGCGACTGGTTCTTCCATTCATTGCTGTCAACCCGGGCGGAGACTGTATAGTTCCCGGCGGTACTCCCCCATGTACATTCGACTGCCTCACTGTGAACGACGTTTCCCTCTTTTCCAGCAATGCTGTGAGAAGAAGAGTGTACTTGTGTACCGTTCCGTTCGACTTGAACCTCGAATTCGTGCTGCTCACCGTCGAAGTTTCCAACGTCAAGATACCCCAACTGAATTGAAGAATCATCTAACAGAGACAAGCAACCTCCACCAAACAAACTCACCGAAGTACCGACAGTCGTAAGAAACGAGCGTCGATGCATGCTCCGAAGATATTAATGGTAGAGTTATAAATCGGGATGTTTGCAGACACATTGAGCGTCTATTTCGTTCTATCTGGGTCGAAATCAAATCCCTGTGAACGTTTCTATGACAGGCTCAATTCTGGTAGGTTTATTGTGTATCGTGGTGGGATTGCGAATCATTGAGCCCACGAGCACCCCATCCCACGATAGATTATTAGGTCCGTAGACCCGATACCTACGTACGATGGCCTCTTCCAGTAGTGGGCCCTCGGACGAACTTGCGACCGCGGTGGGCCGGTACGTTCTCGGCGACCTCTCGCTCGGACGTGCTGCCCAAGTGGCCGGACTGTCCCGGTGGGAGTTCGAAGAAGTGCTGGAAGACGCTGGCTTCACGGCGCTCTACGGGCCGCGAACTGACGACCAGCTACAGCGGGAGATCGACGTTGCACCCGACCTCGACGAATAGATGCCGGACGGATACCCGCAACCGGTTTTCCTCGACGCGACCGTCATCAGTAATTTCGCTAGTACGAACTTGATCGGGTTTATCGTCGACGTACGCGAAGCACCAGTCGTGACACCCGCAGTCCGTGACGAAATCGAACAGGGGGTCGATTTCGGCCACGAGTATCAGACCAGCGCCGTCGATGCGTTCGACGGCGGACTGACAGTCAGTGGCGTTCCACCCGAAACAGGTGGGGAGAGTCTCGGTAAACGACTCGATCCAGGCGAGACAGAAGCGTTGCGGGGAGCATTTGAACAAGACGGAACACTCGCCACTGACGGTCTCGCAGCACGCCATCTCGCGACGGAACTAGACGTACCCGTCACCGGATCAGTCGGCCTTCTCGTTCTCGGCATCAAGCGCGAGTACGTCGACAGTGAAACTGCAGACGAGTGGATCGATATCTGGCGGAACGAACGCGGATACTACGCCCCCGTCGAGAGCGTCACCGAAGTACTAGACGAATAGAGCCACGACCTAGCGGGAACAGGATCAACGAATCGGCCCCAGTCATGGACCTCAACAACGCAAAAATTCGGGAGACCTGTACCGACGCGGTGTTCGAGCGCGGGCAGGACTACCGCGACGAAGGGCACATCCAGCGAATTGAACGGTTTGGCGACGTGGTTACAGCCGCGGTTCGAGGAACGAATCTGTACGACGTGACCGTCGATCTGAGCGAATACACCATCAATTCGCAGTGTACGTGTCCCTACGAGGGTACGGGCGAGTGTAAACACGTCGTCGCGGTGCTGCTGGACGTCGTCGCCGATCCGCCCCAAGACGAGAGCGAACGCGTCGAAATGGTTATTGAAGATGTCTCGTCCAACGATCTACGCGCGTTCGTGCGCGATGCACTCGCCGAAAGCCCGAACCTGCGTGAGCAGTTCCTCGCACGGTTTGGCGACGGCGGCAAGTCGGTCGAAGCGTACCGTGACGAGATCGAGGAGCTGTTCAACCAGCACACACAGCACTATCCAGTCGTCACGGAAGCCATCGACTTTTCTCACTTCTTCGAAGTAGCTGAGCAGTACCGCGAACGCGAGCGCTACCGGGCGGCCGCGACCGTCTACCGTGCCTGTTCGAAGGAATCGACGACAACCACGACCGCATCGATGCCGCATACGACCACTACGCGAAGACCTTACGTTCTGCGCTCGATGAATACGTCGACTGCGTGCTCGCTGCCGACCCAAGCGACGACGAATTCGAACAATACGCCGGCGCACTCGAAGCTCAGTCAATGTCCGAACCGCGAATCAACGAGGAGCAGTTCCGACGTGCGTTCGACGCCCTCGAAGAGAGACGATGACCTTACTCGGTCCAGAAAGCCCGCTGTCGATCATCGATTTCGCCGAGGACCATCGACAGCGCGTCACGCCATTCCTCCGGATGTGACGCGTCGTCGCCGGGTGTTCGCGCGTCAGGACCCGGGTGAACGTGATCGCGAGTGTTGTGATCCGAGGGATGCCGATCCCATCGGTAGTCAAACGCGCCATCCCCGAGCTCTTCGTGGTAATGTAGCGAAAAGTCCCCGTTCTCGAACCACACGATCTCAAGGCGAGCACTCTGCACACGCTGCGGATAGAATCCGGAATCGTAGCGACAGACGATGCGATCCGGTGCGAATTCTGGTTGGATTTCGATCCCAGTGAAGCGATCGTCGGTAGCGAATCGCTCCGCGATGATGTTCAGACGGGCGAAGTCGATCGGTGTACCGCTGACGTCGTCCCTTCCGCCGCTCATGCGACAGGGCGCTGCCCGCCAGCGCCGTCCGTGTCAGTCTGCAATGCCCGTTCGAAAAGAGAAATTCGGCGGCGCGTCGTCTTCCACGCTGACACCTCCCGCCACACCGCCTCGACAGAACGATCGGTGTCAGTTGCGTGTGCAACGATCGCTACTGCGTCCGGAAATTTGACATCGAACTCCTCCGCAAACGACTCATCACGCTCCACTGCGTCTTCGAGGAAGACGAGGAGCTCGTCGTCGTCGTACTGGTTCCGGAGCTGTTGGACACGCCGCCAATTCAGGTACTCCTGATTCCGTTCGTACGTCGCGGGAGAGTCTGTGACCTGCGTGACGATCCCCATGCGTTCGAACCACGCTAAATACTCACGGGCAGCGTCCACCCCGTGTCCCGCGAGATCAGCAACCTCACCTGCAGTCGCGGGGCTGTCCAGTCCGAGCACGGCATCGAAGAAGTCGTCCCGGGTGCGGTCTCCAGAAACGAGTTCTTCCGGAGGGACGAGGTCGTCGAACTCTGGCGCGTCCCGACGCTCGTCTGAATCTGCCTTTAGTTCGGTACGTGGGTCGTCCATACTAGAGACACGTTCCCCTAGCGGGATAAATCTTTTCGCGGGCGGGATATTCCGAAAATATGGTTTCAAAACAGGCTAGTAGCCAGCGTGATCACACTGTCCGATCTCCGAGAAGTTGAGACCAGAGAAGAAACGTGCCAAGACAAGGTCGTCTTGGGCTTTAGGGTACCGTTGAGAGCCAAGGGCCGGATTTGAACCGGCGATGGGCGGCTCTGCAGGCCGCTGCGTTAGGCCGGACTCTGCCACCTTGGCGCACTCATCAGTAGTCGAGTCGCTCGCTTAAGGCTAGCGA
The DNA window shown above is from Haloarcula halobia and carries:
- a CDS encoding UPF0175 family protein, which produces MASSSSGPSDELATAVGRYVLGDLSLGRAAQVAGLSRWEFEEVLEDAGFTALYGPRTDDQLQREIDVAPDLDE
- a CDS encoding DUF7342 family protein, whose amino-acid sequence is MDDPRTELKADSDERRDAPEFDDLVPPEELVSGDRTRDDFFDAVLGLDSPATAGEVADLAGHGVDAAREYLAWFERMGIVTQVTDSPATYERNQEYLNWRRVQQLRNQYDDDELLVFLEDAVERDESFAEEFDVKFPDAVAIVAHATDTDRSVEAVWREVSAWKTTRRRISLFERALQTDTDGAGGQRPVA